AACCAGACCAATAACATGGGACCAGTGACCCAGGTTAATGTCTCAAGATTACATCTTATTGTGAAGGTTGGTTGAAAAGACGCatctttgccttttcttttcacATAATACTAAACTTTAGAGGCAAAAGAAGCTTTTGGCACTCAAATTAAGTTTAGCAGGAAAATAAAGTCATATTAATAGTACCACTCAAACCAGCTACTAATACCAAGGGTTAGAGAGGGTACCTACATAAACTAAGCATGAAAAGACTAGTTTATCATCAAGCAACTGGAAATTAAAGAAAGTATGAAAAGCCTAGTTTATAAACTAGCATGAAAAGACTAGGTTACCTCTATGACCAAGCAACCATAGTTGTTTTCCTTCTCCCCATCTCACTGTTCTCTAGAATACCATGAAGtaaataaaacaatgaaaacacGCAAGTAAATGTCACAACAATCGGTAGTTTTCATGGAAACATGTTATTTATGCAATATTCCTTTGTACAAGGCACATCAGAAAGCCCTCTGTTAGTTTGCTAGTTAGCAGCTCATCATTTAAAAGTTGAACAatatttacaaataaaaaaaggagCTCAATACTACAAAAAAGGGACTCGGTTATACAATAAACCCCATTAAGCGTAGCTAGACTGCAAAAGAACTTCAGAGAAAAATCCTCAGAAGATCATGTTGATAACTTAACGCAACATTAGATTCAAAAAAGTAATCTACGAACCTGatttccacattttttttttaacttgaaCGAGGAAATGGACGCTTTGGTTGCCAACAAAATTGCTGATCTTCCTCAGGTTGATGGAAAACCGCCTTCCCCTTTCTTATTGCCGCTTCTTGATCTACAAATTCACCCtcaaaactccaattggcagAAACTAAGTCTTTTGGGACATCCGAACTGCCTTCTGTGCAGAAAGAAAACCCCTTACGCATTTGAGGAGTCGGATCATTGTAATCGCTCCTCTCTTGAGAATAAACATGACCAACATACGCAACCTCATGTGACAGCTTGCTTGCAGCACCAGAGGGGGGAATTGAGAAGGGGCCCAACCTCAATGACAAATCACATCCGATCTCGGGAGGTTTTTCAGGAATGCACCTAATGTCTGTTTGAGTGATGTTGATTGAAGAATCCACATTGCAGGAAAATTGGTTCTTGGTAGGCTCAATAGAACTAGAAATTGGTTTAGCAAGAATTTCAGAACCAGGCTGGCTTTCTTCCAACTGAAATTGATTTCCATAATACAAGGGGTAAACTGAATACAAGTTGGAGCTAGGATAAGTTTCCATTGGTAGGCATTGGTTATTGCTAGCCGGAGAAACAAGATTAGCTACAAAAGGAAGTTTGCTAACAGTAGAAGTATTTCTCTGGCCAACAAGGTTTTGTGAATTAGAGCCTGGACTAACTGAATTAAATACCATCTGTTTTGGGAAATATGTAGAGTTAGGCATGCACTGTGAATTGGCTGTATGATTTCCTTGTGTGGACTTTGCTAGCATAGTGGGAGAAAAACATGGTGGATCTTGAGCATTGACACCAAGGTAACATCTCAAATTGTTATTTCGCTGGCTCCTTGAGGTTCTTCTCGCTATGCAGCCCAAACTTAGAGCAGCTGAATTGAGCACATTGTGATCACATTTCAGAACAACATTCTTTGTGAAGTAAAACAAACAGGAGAACCACAAACATAAAATCTCCACTGCACGCTACACTCTCTAAAATTGATATCAAGACATCAAAGTTCAGGTAAGACCAAGCAAGAAAATCCCAGATGTTGGTATGCTTTATTGATTCCAAAGGGAACTATTCAAAGCAAAAAACTAGTCAAACTGGATTGATAGTTGGGTACCTTCAATGCAAGGTTGAAGAAATTGTCCAGTTTCAGAGCTCTCATCAAGCCGAATTATAGTATTTATGGCATCATTTGCTCGGTCCCAAAGTGTGTTAAGGTCCATGTACTCAGCCTGTGCATATATCAAAATGCAAAACATGATCATGGCAGAACAAAGTACCAAATCAATCAATAAACTAAAACTCTAGTTTTCTTGATGGAAATTGTTTAAAAAGGTCACGTATTCATCATTACTTAAACATCTCTCAAATAACACATTCTGAACTTAGCTCCAGAAGAAATAGTTGATAAATGCAAATTTTGTATCAATCTTTATACACTATAAAACAAAAAGGACTATTGAATATCAGGCAAAGATCAAGGGTTTACACTCCATTGGTCCACAATTGCAGCAACAGTTACGGAGGATGAGCAATTAAAGATACACCAGCGAAAGAGAGTAAATTTGTACCTCGGAATTGGCTTTTGAGTACATAATTTCTTCAACCTTCAACACAACGATTGGAAGCTTCTCTTGCCATTCCTTGTTTTTCTTGGTTGCAGCGCTATGAGTCTCACTTACCACTCTAATCAAAGAGAGAGCAAAATTCAAGATTTCAATAAACCCATTTAACAAACAACTGCCAAACACACAAACAAAATGAGAAAGGGAAGTGGGTGCACCTGAAAATTTCTTGAGTAAGAGAACCTCTGATGATTTTGTGCCTATCACTGTGCCAAGCTCTTCTAACACATTCATAGGGTCTTGGCCCAGGTCTAGGCATCTTCACTGAAAACCCccttgaaagagagagagaactaaTTTTGCTCCGGCCTTGTGTTCTTCCCTATTGCTCGTGCCCAAACTAAGAGGGCAAGCGATGGAGCGGAAGGGAGAGTACCTCACTTCTTCAAAGGCTTTTCTGCTTtacccttttcttctttcactCTTTAGTTTCTGTCACAAACTCCAAATAAAAAAGGTTGCTGTCACAGACTCAATTATTTCAAAAAGAAGGTTTCATTTCATTGATTAGTTTTGATGTGTTCCCCACTCATCCACATGCCTGTTTCCCGTAACCCCATGAGTCTGTGTCCTCCTCCACTTTATTGTttggtctctctctctttttttctcttcgAAAACTCTCTTTCTAAAAGTCTTAAATGTCCAACGGCTCCTGACCGTTCAATACATCCGATGAAGAAGTAGGGGGCGGATAGCAAAAAACACTActaattatataatttatatatgtcACAGTCACTAGCGTCCAAGCAAACCCCAACCTCCACTAACTCTGTATAAAGGAAACTCCGAAACTGTGAACATGGTGGATGGCCCCATTTACAATCCCTCCTGAAACCCTCTTATATATTGTCTTCGTATAATCTTCTCTTCTGTCAATCTTCGCTAAGATTTCGTCTTCTTTAGGTGCTTATTTTCTAGCAAGTATAATTGCAAAGACAGTCTCCAACGACAGAATTGGAATAAAAGGGAGCTAAAAGTATGAATGTTTTAGCTCTTAAGGCTGCTCACCCACCAACTGTCTTCTATGGCTAAACCATCAACCAACGTAAAGTTGCAGTTTGGGTTTGGGTATCGCAGCCCATCCTGTCCAACATAAATGGGCCTCAAGTAGCATGTCTCAATTAAACCCAATAAGTCAATATTAAGTTTAGCAGGCCCAGCCCAAACAAGAGACAAGTTCTTACCATCAAATCTCTAACTAAGCCCATCAAAAACAAAACGGCAAGGCATGGAGGCTGGACTGGAGCAGTGGAGCGTATCTTATTCTTTTATCCCCAGTCTGAGCTAAATGGGGCTAAATATTGCTTGAGCTTGAAGGATGCTTATGGACTTATAATAGAGCccaaattagaaaaataaataaataagtaaaatagAGTCCAATGAAGGATGGATTCGGTGAAATTGGGCACCACTCTTCCTTTGAGATTAATTGGCCCCAAAATCGTGTTGGCCTTGACAACTAACCCAGCCCATAAGCCCACTCTTTTGGTCACAAATTAAATTTTTACTTCACGAAAACAATGCCCACTAACATGCACAAGCACAATTTTCCCTCTTGGGAGGAGGTTCACATGATATCAGTATTGTCCACTTTAGATTACGGATAATGCTAGAGACCTCCAAAATTTAGCTCCCAAAAGTCTCTTAAATctatgtgatattaaaatagtcattgattaaaaacacacacatagagcccacttcatatccaacactccacattaaatagaGGTCTTTTATGAGTAAACTTTTAATGTGTAAAATTTTTACTTATATACCATTTCATTTTGCGATGTTCATCCGACGTGTGGCAAATATGACACTTTGACGTCACCTTAACACTAATCACAAAATCTAGTATAACCTTGAGCGTACACGTGAGCCCACACACAACTCGTACCATGCCACATAATAACTGTGGGTCTCATTATCTTGCTTGCCTGCCACGTGTACTTTTGATATGATAACAAACCAGGCTCCTTTACAAAAATTATTAGTTTAATGGAGAAAAAGCGCAAAGTTGCGGGGAAAAAACTGCCCATCAAACCTACACAATAATCCTCCTGTCTCAACTCTTAAACCGTGATAGTCCAAAATAACGGACCATACGAATTGATCAACGTCTGTGATGAACTGAGCATTTATATAAATAGTCATTAGTGCATTTAATCACTATCAATTCAGATTTTAGTGGGCATATCTCCGCCGTTAATCTAGCACAGTATTGGAATAGAAACACCAAAGCCAGTGACTCTCTCTCAAAGATCAAATCAATCACTCGCTCTACACTTGGAAGAAAGCAAGTCGCAATAGTAGTGAACAGCCCAAAAGCAATGCTGTCTCCAACtccactctctcttttttgtgctTTACTCCTCTGCTTGCCTTTAGCCATTGTCTTCACCGTCACCACCCCTACCTCCATCGCTACTACCACCGGCCGCGGCACAGCCACCAACTCCACTTCGAGGGACACCCATTATATTCAAGTACCCAAAATTCAAGCAAAtcccaaaaatcaaaaaattatagCCAAAATCAAAATTACACCCCTTGGTTCACCACCACCGCCGCCATCAAAAGAAGACGATGAGACAATCCTTCAACTTGCATCCCGGCTTAACCCGACTTCGAGACGACCCAGAAAGTTAGCATTTATGTTCTTAACTACGACTCCTCTACCTTTTGCTCCACTTTGGGAACTCTACTTCAACCAAACCCCCAAAACCCTCTTTAACGTCTACGTCCACGCAGACCCAAGTAAAAACTATACCCCTCCGTTCACCGGCGTGTTCGCTCACCGACTCGTTCCTTCCAAACCCTCTAAACGCTTCACTCCCACTCTCGCCTCCGCTGCGCGTCGATTACTCGCACACGCGCTTCTTGACGACCCCTCGAATGCTATGTTTGCGCTCCTGTCCCCGTCGTGCATTCCGATTCATTCATTCAACTTCACTTACAGAACGTTAATGAAGTCAAAGAAGAGCTTTATCGAGATTTTGAAGAACGAGACGAACGCGTACGGTAGATGGGCGGCGCGTGGAGATGACACGATGCTTCCGGAAGTGACGTTGGAGGAATTCCGAATCGGGTCTCAGTTCTGGGTCCTGACTCGTAAGCACGCGAGGATTGTCCTTGGCGATAAGAGGATTTGGCGCAAGTTTAATCAACCTTGTCTGGATATTCACTGTTGTTATCCGGAAGAAAATTACTTTCCGACACTCATTCACATGCGCGATCCACGGGGGATCGTGCCGGCTACCCTCACGCACGTGGACTGGCGAGGGAGACGAGACGGGCACCCTCGGATGTATAATGCATCAGAGGTTGAGCCTGGTTTGATCATGTCGTTCAGGAAGGAGAGGCCGAGGTACGGTGATGATGGAACGAACGGCTCTGATTCGTCCGTGACGCGACGGAGCCATCCTTTCCTGTTTGCGAGAAAGTTCTCCCCGAACTCCGTTCTGCCCCTGTTAAATATAGCAAACGTCATATTTAAGGATTATTTTTCTTGAGTGGCAATGCTGTAAATTTCGCGGTGTTTAACGTACATAGTTGTAAAAGAACCAAAGGCTTGGGAAAGAACCCGTGCTTTTGCCTTATGTTATCTTAATGAAAGATTCGCCCAGGACTCTTCcgactttttattttatttgatattctgGATCAAACGGTGCGTTTTGAGGATAAAAGTGCCAACTAGGAGCGAACTGACGACACGAGATTTAGACATTCGAAATTCATTGCATGAGCAAGTGACACGTGTAAGATTGAACTGCAATGTCTATCCAATACATCACGGCTCTTGTCATGTTGAATTGACATTCATGGACTTCCATAACTGGATAAAGTGGGGATGGGGTGAATAAAGATAGTGACATGTAGAATATTATATGTTGGGCCCCTATGGGCTTTATTAGGTTCCATAGGAGTGGGGGCCTATTGACCCAAATGGGCGCCTAAAAGTTGAGTTTTAGCTTCATGGGTGGCCTGACTAGCAATTAATATTTCTTGGGGTCATTATGGTAAAATACGAGGAAGAAGGCTTTCATTCTCAATCCCAGTACAAAACCTTGAATGGGTAGAGTTCATTCTAACCAAGTAGTTTATgttaatcatcaataaacatgAAATAGCCTAAAATTTATTTAGTTAAATACTAACTAATTTATAATCAACTGTTCAAGACAAATGAAATATGTTATAAAGTaatgattttcattttctatttgctCATGATTTGAACTAATTTATAATCAACTATTCAAGACAAATGAAATATGTTATAAAGTaatgattttcattttctatttgctCATGATTTGACGTCACAATTCATGAATTAACAGTGTTTTATTGAACTTAGTATAACATATCATTGTATAAAGTAACATACGAGGACGATTGAATATTTTATCTTGAAGAAAGAGGGTATAATGGATTTTATGCTTACCAAAATTCTAAAACCTGAACCAAAAAAACACCACTAAATGTGGTAAGCTCATTGGACTTCTAGATGATCCATGGAAAAGTAAAGGTCGGGTAGGGCCCACAAACAAATATTGTACTTgcaagaggggaaaaaaaaagcttcGGTCCACTATTTAAAAAGGTTGCCAAATACTTGCGATTAGTCTATTAACATAACTTTGTTCCATAACACCCCGTGAGACTTCAACCAAGTGACAACTGCAAGAAAATGGGTGGAACAGATGACCTGCCTCCCACCAAAATGGCAGTTGACCTATGAATTTATTAAATCTTAAATAACGTACTATAGGTGAGTTGAGTCCTGATTTGATCGTTTGGCTTAACTTTGCCTTCTAATATAGTAGAGTACAAAAGTTTGGTCACCATTCATGCCCTGATAGCATCGCAATAACATCCAAGTTCCAACGCACTGGACAGGGAAAGTCCACCACGAGAGTGTGATGCATGAACAGAATTTTCATGGAAGGAAGTAATTAAGGATTCAGAGAAACTTGACAATAAAAAAACAACCAACTAGATATTTTATTTCATGATGTGAATCAGGGTGAGGTCAGAAATAGACCATCCGCAAGGTTCAACTGGTCACaaaaagaataacaaaaaaGAGGAAGGTCCAACCTGTAAAGAGCACCTAATGCCACTGTAAAGCTAAAACTGGAATATAAAGGAAAGCCCAACACGGCAAAATAGAACTTTGTTTTTGCGGACAATCATGCAAAGAAGATATGGGTCATGATCTCATGGATACCTACCAAAATGCCAATTACTTGGTTGTGGGTAATTCACCTACTCAATCGGATTTATGGAACCAGTACTTACGGCAAGATTAGCGTACTGAACGTTTATATTATTGTCTATGTTATTTCAGGATTTGTCCTGCAGAAAATCGGACAAACATAGGCGGCTCCCCTGGTGCGCGGGGGGCTAGAAAGGCATTCGTTCCAAGCCCGAGACACCCAAGCAAAGGCTGTCTCTAAATTGAACAGCCCTTGTATTTTCACTTTTAACTCCCTGAAACGACAGCGGAAAACGATCCGTTGCCGCCGACAGATGTTAACACTTTCAGGAAAGAAAGCCATCGGTACAACAATTGAAAAGGCAAGAGTTGTTTGCAACATAGACAATGACAATAAAGTTAGTTTATTTTCACTGGGGTTCCATCATAATTATAGCTAGTAGCTGGATGCGTCGATCCCCTAATCATCTGTGCTAGTGTTTATCTGGGTACTCTTTATCATTCCCAGCAATATCTTTATGCCCTAATGAAACAATTCTTATGAATTTCATCCTCTTCTATCCAGTCAACCAACCAAGGTAGTTAACATCGCGATTTTATTTTACGATCTTACGATCATACCTATAGAAACCTAGTTAAATAGCAGTGGAATCGTAAGGGTTGTAAAATCGCACAAAATCCCATAAAATCGTGAGTAAAATTGTTAAAATATGCTGTAAttgtttgtatttcttttttccttttttttaattttaatatagtTTTAGATAGGTATTTGGGTGTAAGGGACCCTGTCagaccaaaataaaacaaaaatattatttagaaatatatccaataaattttatGTCATTTTTGGAACATTATCGAGAATTATTCTTAATTTTACATGgtatgtaaaatcttacgattttacgattctTATTTTACACCACTTCTCTGATTCCGATTCGATTTTACAATTTAACTACCTTGCAACCAACTCATTTAAGATGAAGGAAAACACAAGCAAGGACTGGAAAAAAGACATGGAATCTAATGCCAAACGTATTCATCAAACACGTTGTCATGCCATGCTCATATATACTATTCCCATCAATCCTCAATCTGCTTTAAAACTCCACGTTTGTCTGGATTACATATAATTTCTAGTTACCAACTCGTCCCACTAGGACTCCAACAGCACTTGTGAGGCTGTGACATCGATTCAAAGGAAAACTatgtttcaattttctttttgaatttcaaGTCAGACAAGATGGCCACTTGCAATTTGTTCTATTGTCTACTACGTAACTAAAGTATAAAAGGACACTACATTTGATCTCAAGAAAGGTATACTACTAACAAATGACTTTTAACTGTCACAGCCCTTTGTTTATTCTTGTCCTGGTTTCTCAATGGAAAACCATAGGTCAATTTATTCTACAGGAAATTTAGTCATCATACACTCTTACATTGTATTCAAAGAAATTTTGGTGGTCAGAAAATTCCATAACTAGAAACAGGAAGACAAATTCCATACACGATTACGCACCTTAATAAAAGTTTCTAGCAAAATTAGAACCAGGAACACAAATCGCCGATAGGGTAAAGAACAAGATCAGTCCATAGGTCTTCCAAGCCTATTTACTATCCAATAATAGTTGAGCTCCGCAACAAAACACTCCCAATAAAGCAAAGGGATTCCTAACATTATACTCCAAATCACAACGAAAAAATCAGCCAAAAAAGGAAGAGTAACAGAAATGAAAAGCTGGAGTTTTAACTGatcatttacattttacaaaaaCAATCAGATAGCCAATATCGGAATTGGCTTCCTAACAAACCACAATGGCAAAAGTAGGGTCTTTCCGATGATTCCAAAAGGTTAAAGCTAAAATCTAGAATGAACTAGACAACTAGTTGTATTTCCAAAACAAGGGATCAATAATGAATAAGAGGCATCAACAACTACCATCATTACAAAGCGCAAATTAAGCTCCCCTACTAATTTGAACCCAGTCTTTCCATCTGCCTACATTGTTTTCCAATAAACTGAAGGAAGTTCATCACACAATACATTATGAAAAACATTGGCATAGCACGTGTCAAGAAATTTCTAATATTACAAGGCACAAAGAGACATCACGATAAAATACAGATCTCCCAGCATCAAAATTCCCCACAATCAGTAATACTTTTAACTTAGTCTTCCACTCTCCCAACATTTTTGTGCACAAATTGAACGATCAAGTTCATATTATTTAAAGTGACAAAAATAAAAGGAGTGAAAAAACATACACAGAAATCAACTATAGATGAGGAGTGTAGTAATACCCGGCAGGGGGTGCCCCCATCCCATTAACTGGTGGCATCCCATACGGCATCCCTGCTGGCATAGGACCTGTTGTATAGTACCCCGCACCAGTTACTTTGGCCAAAGT
This genomic window from Tripterygium wilfordii isolate XIE 37 chromosome 9, ASM1340144v1, whole genome shotgun sequence contains:
- the LOC120006511 gene encoding uncharacterized protein LOC120006511; the encoded protein is MPRPGPRPYECVRRAWHSDRHKIIRGSLTQEIFRVVSETHSAATKKNKEWQEKLPIVVLKVEEIMYSKANSEAEYMDLNTLWDRANDAINTIIRLDESSETGQFLQPCIEAALSLGCIARRTSRSQRNNNLRCYLGVNAQDPPCFSPTMLAKSTQGNHTANSQCMPNSTYFPKQMVFNSVSPGSNSQNLVGQRNTSTVSKLPFVANLVSPASNNQCLPMETYPSSNLYSVYPLYYGNQFQLEESQPGSEILAKPISSSIEPTKNQFSCNVDSSINITQTDIRCIPEKPPEIGCDLSLRLGPFSIPPSGAASKLSHEVAYVGHVYSQERSDYNDPTPQMRKGFSFCTEGSSDVPKDLVSANWSFEGEFVDQEAAIRKGKAVFHQPEEDQQFCWQPKRPFPRSS
- the LOC120005084 gene encoding glycosyltransferase BC10 gives rise to the protein MLSPTPLSLFCALLLCLPLAIVFTVTTPTSIATTTGRGTATNSTSRDTHYIQVPKIQANPKNQKIIAKIKITPLGSPPPPPSKEDDETILQLASRLNPTSRRPRKLAFMFLTTTPLPFAPLWELYFNQTPKTLFNVYVHADPSKNYTPPFTGVFAHRLVPSKPSKRFTPTLASAARRLLAHALLDDPSNAMFALLSPSCIPIHSFNFTYRTLMKSKKSFIEILKNETNAYGRWAARGDDTMLPEVTLEEFRIGSQFWVLTRKHARIVLGDKRIWRKFNQPCLDIHCCYPEENYFPTLIHMRDPRGIVPATLTHVDWRGRRDGHPRMYNASEVEPGLIMSFRKERPRYGDDGTNGSDSSVTRRSHPFLFARKFSPNSVLPLLNIANVIFKDYFS